One window of Azospirillaceae bacterium genomic DNA carries:
- a CDS encoding DUF4157 domain-containing protein — MHAYEQKRRPPGPPAQAARNVAGPGNGKLAQLATDLNARPQAEALEDLSRRLSPPVQRQPNRTGLPDTLKSGIESLSGMSLDPVRVRYNSAEPARFQAHAVAQGHDIHLAPGQERHLPHEAWHVVQQMQGRVPATLQMNGTSVNDDPGLEAEADRMGAQALQMKRQEGDDDNETLLRAGLLGSTSLTPVQRALWDYLPSWQTAKSLAVGGAVGTGLFLGGLAAAPAALGLGLLSAAATRVAGVGAGLGAGALGLAGGAAGMALGGPVGAAVLGGVGSAFGGTLGADAQSKLTPHPKQPGLRTAPKTEEVIWQRALEKAEKIHPVPNLAQIVAQIDDPALRNNMNRYVGSAHVSHQDMKDIIEHDYSTRGRYPQVNSPATAPANITAVRNAVNADPFIQDILNGTQLAPPTGYPQAMALNAGPTRHPPAAAAARNKFNALVSRPAALPPIDVRKGKISDPISYMSDTGRLSIGWGSSTDTLVHEMGHHLENNLEPTEFGSMHSFLLARSSSNTYRKVGYNHLSNSVPTAEGYDADVPVPDVGLGLRRHAPLTSLGADFLGMQLRIPGAEQGVDKFVQHHAHTQESSYATQVYDGGDHRTEFLATTIHLMAAPASARALINADPLRVALFLSLAQPQAYGRVHQTLQLQGLDLDQLIHKLN; from the coding sequence ATGCACGCCTACGAACAGAAGCGCCGCCCACCCGGTCCGCCGGCGCAGGCGGCGCGCAACGTCGCCGGCCCGGGAAACGGCAAGCTGGCTCAATTGGCGACGGACCTTAACGCCCGCCCCCAGGCGGAAGCGCTGGAAGACCTGTCGCGGCGCCTGTCCCCCCCGGTACAGCGCCAGCCCAACCGCACCGGGCTGCCGGACACCCTGAAGTCCGGCATCGAAAGCCTGTCCGGCATGTCGCTGGACCCCGTGCGCGTGCGCTATAATTCCGCCGAGCCGGCGCGTTTCCAGGCCCACGCCGTGGCCCAGGGCCACGACATCCACCTGGCCCCGGGCCAGGAGCGCCACCTGCCGCATGAGGCCTGGCACGTCGTGCAGCAGATGCAGGGCCGCGTCCCCGCCACCCTGCAAATGAACGGCACGTCCGTGAACGACGACCCGGGCCTGGAGGCCGAGGCGGACCGCATGGGCGCCCAGGCCCTGCAGATGAAACGGCAGGAAGGCGACGACGATAATGAGACGCTGCTGCGCGCCGGCCTGCTGGGCAGCACATCCCTGACGCCGGTTCAGCGGGCGCTCTGGGACTACTTGCCCAGCTGGCAAACGGCGAAGTCGCTTGCGGTCGGGGGCGCCGTCGGCACCGGCCTGTTCCTGGGCGGCCTGGCGGCGGCGCCGGCCGCGCTGGGCTTGGGCTTGTTGAGCGCGGCGGCGACACGCGTGGCGGGCGTGGGTGCGGGGCTTGGCGCCGGTGCCCTGGGCCTTGCCGGTGGTGCCGCCGGAATGGCGTTGGGCGGCCCCGTGGGCGCGGCCGTCCTGGGCGGCGTCGGCTCGGCATTCGGCGGCACGCTGGGCGCCGACGCGCAATCCAAGTTGACCCCGCATCCCAAGCAGCCGGGTCTGCGCACAGCACCAAAAACCGAAGAAGTCATCTGGCAACGGGCCCTGGAGAAGGCCGAGAAAATCCATCCCGTGCCGAATTTGGCCCAAATTGTCGCGCAAATAGATGATCCAGCGTTGCGAAATAATATGAATAGGTATGTGGGCAGCGCCCACGTGTCACATCAAGACATGAAAGACATAATCGAACACGATTACTCGACACGAGGGAGATATCCGCAAGTAAATAGTCCTGCCACGGCCCCGGCGAACATCACCGCTGTCCGGAATGCCGTCAACGCCGACCCCTTCATCCAAGACATTCTAAACGGGACACAACTTGCCCCGCCCACGGGGTATCCCCAGGCCATGGCCTTGAATGCGGGCCCAACCCGACATCCACCGGCCGCCGCGGCCGCGCGAAACAAATTCAACGCGCTTGTCAGCCGCCCGGCCGCCCTGCCGCCCATTGATGTGCGGAAAGGCAAGATATCGGACCCGATCTCCTATATGTCCGACACCGGCCGCCTGAGCATCGGCTGGGGATCATCAACCGACACCCTAGTCCATGAAATGGGCCATCACCTTGAAAACAATCTGGAACCAACCGAGTTCGGTTCCATGCACAGCTTCCTGCTGGCGCGCAGCAGCTCAAACACCTATCGCAAAGTCGGGTACAATCATCTCAGCAACAGCGTGCCTACGGCAGAAGGCTACGATGCCGACGTGCCGGTTCCCGACGTCGGCCTGGGACTGCGTCGCCATGCGCCCTTGACCAGCCTGGGGGCTGATTTCCTGGGGATGCAGCTCAGGATTCCTGGCGCCGAACAGGGCGTGGACAAATTTGTGCAGCACCATGCCCACACGCAGGAGTCCAGCTACGCGACACAGGTTTATGACGGCGGCGACCATCGGACGGAATTCCTGGCCACCACCATTCATCTGATGGCCGCCCCCGCCAGCGCCCGTGCCCTGATAAATGCCGATCCCTTGCGGGTGGCCCTGTTCCTATCCCTGGCCCAGCCCCAGGCCTATGGGCGGGTTCACCAGACACTGCAGTTGCAAGGCCTGGATCTCGACCAATTGATTCACAAGCTGAACTAG
- a CDS encoding GPW/gp25 family protein — protein MGQDSGSSSSFLGTGWSFPPTFSRAGNTIVMSSDVADIRESLWILFSTTLGERIMLATYGTNLWRMVFTALTTTKANEIRDLIAKAILDWEPRIDVNEITVYELRPLEGRLNIEIDFTVRMTNVRSNLVYPFYLQEATLPPAPP, from the coding sequence ATGGGCCAGGACAGCGGTTCCTCCTCATCCTTCCTGGGCACGGGCTGGAGCTTCCCGCCCACCTTCAGCCGCGCCGGCAACACCATCGTCATGTCCAGCGACGTGGCGGACATCCGGGAAAGCCTGTGGATCCTGTTCTCCACCACCCTGGGCGAACGCATCATGCTGGCGACATACGGCACCAACTTGTGGCGCATGGTGTTCACCGCGCTGACCACGACCAAGGCCAATGAGATACGGGACCTGATCGCCAAGGCCATCCTGGATTGGGAACCCCGCATCGACGTCAACGAGATCACGGTCTATGAGCTGCGGCCCCTGGAGGGGCGGCTGAACATCGAGATCGACTTCACCGTCCGCATGACCAACGTCCGCAGCAACCTGGTCTATCCTTTCTACCTGCAAGAGGCGACGCTGCCGCCCGCCCCGCCTTGA
- a CDS encoding PAAR domain-containing protein, with the protein MPPAARLTDMHTCPMVTPGLPPIPHVGGPIVGPGAPTVLIGGLPAAKVGDMLVCVGPPDSIIKGSATVMVQGMPAARMGDTTAHGGSIVLGWPTVMIGG; encoded by the coding sequence ATGCCGCCCGCCGCCCGACTGACCGACATGCACACCTGCCCCATGGTGACGCCCGGCCTGCCGCCCATCCCCCATGTGGGGGGCCCGATCGTGGGCCCGGGCGCACCCACCGTGCTGATCGGCGGCTTGCCCGCGGCCAAGGTGGGCGACATGCTGGTGTGCGTCGGGCCGCCCGACAGCATCATCAAGGGATCGGCCACGGTGATGGTCCAGGGCATGCCGGCGGCCCGCATGGGCGACACCACCGCGCACGGCGGCAGCATCGTGCTGGGCTGGCCCACCGTCATGATCGGGGGCTAG